The Sinorhizobium fredii USDA 257 region CGACGTCAATCCGCTGATCCCGCGGATCAAGACATTGGTCGCCAACAGCATATCGGGCCTTACTTACGAGAAGGTCTCGGTCGTGCCCGTCGCCAGCCAGCGGACGAGCGAGCCCGTTGCCGCTGCCGAGCTGACGTCCTTCCTCGGGATCTGGATGCTGCCGGCGAGCGTCGCCAAGGCCCGGTTGATCTTCGGCTGTCTCCTCGCCGGCCTGCTCGCGGCGATCGGCTGCCTCGGCTATCTGGCATGGCGAAAGCAGAGCCGGCGCCGGAAGGTCTATCCGCTGCAACCCTATGGCCCGGCGAAATGACGGGTCCTTCGCTGGCAGAGGGTTTGGCGGACGCCGATCCGGAAAGCGTTTGGGCGATTTTCCAGACGGCTCCGGCCCGCCTCGTTCACCCGCGCCATATCGTTCATGCCTATGACGAGGCGATCTCCCTCGAAGCCGCGGCGAGGCTGCAGCAATCCGGCCGGGTGCAGCGGCCGCTCGCGCGCTTGCTCACCGAAAAATACCGGCTTCCGGAAGCCGGCTCCTGTCAACGCCCGGCAGAGGAGGATCTCGAGCTCCTCGAACTGTCGCCCGAGCAGATAAAGCAATGCAGCCGTCTGGCGGGTGCCGTGTTCTGGGGCCATGTGCTGGCCGGCGAGATCCGCAATCGCGCGGTTGCCGAGATGAAGTCGCGGATCGGCGACCTCGCCTTTCAGCTCGCCGTCCACAACCGCGATCTGGCCTCCGGCCATTTGACACCCGGCGACCTCGATCTCTTGGTGCAGGCGATCGAAACCGACGGCCGGAAATGCTGGGCGAGCTGGAAAGTCTCGCTGCCGGAGCCGCTGGCGGCGTGGCTGCGGCTGAGAGACGAGATCGATGAAGATATCGCTTTTCCCGCGCCGACCGATGCGGAGCGCGGCGCGGCGATAGTCAGGCGTCTCGTGCGGGACAAGAATGTCGGCGCGGCGTTGAGGCAGGTCCAATGAACGACATCCCTTCGAGCCCCACTAAAAAAATACTCCGGCAAGCCGAAGCAGAGCAGTGGCTCGAAGGCTTTGCCTTCCTGGAGGCGGCGAAGGCCGCAGCGGACCGGCAGCTCGCTGGGGTGCGTGACCTCGTCGAGAAAAGCAGGAGGGAGGGCTACGAAGCCGGGCGGGTCGAGGGCGAACGCCAGGCGGCAGCGCTGCTTCTGAGGACCACCGCCGCAGTCAACGCCTACATGGCCGGGTTGGACCGGCAGATTGCCGAGCTCAGCCTGGCGGTCATTGAGAAACTGCTTGGCCGATTCGATCAGGCCG contains the following coding sequences:
- the sctL gene encoding type III secretion system stator protein SctL, giving the protein MNDIPSSPTKKILRQAEAEQWLEGFAFLEAAKAAADRQLAGVRDLVEKSRREGYEAGRVEGERQAAALLLRTTAAVNAYMAGLDRQIAELSLAVIEKLLGRFDQAELVARLAQQALQSFQHERDVTITVAPVLAERVAEFVHQHSNNGTLKIAVLPDPRLDANKCVLANAVAVVDAGLDTQLSVIREALLGAQPSRSDSAA